The following nucleotide sequence is from Lacinutrix sp. Hel_I_90.
GAAGAGGACAACTTTATTTCAATAAACAGTCAGGATAAAAATAACCAAAATAAATATGTGGTTTTAATCGACCCATTAGATGGCTCCTCTAACATTGATGTTAATGTGTCTGTGGGTACCATTTTTTCAATTTACAGACGGGTAACTCCAGTAGGAACACCAGTAACTTTAGAAGATTTTTTACAAAAAGGAAATCAACAAGTTGCTGCAGGCTATGTGGTCTACGGCACGTCTACCATGCTCGTATACACTACAGGTTATGGCGTTAACGGTTTTACTTTAAATCCGGCTTTAGGTACTTTTTATTTATCGCACCCAAAGATGCGATTTCCTGAAGATGGCAACATTTATTCAGTAAACGAAGGCAATTACAACCACTTTCCACAAGGTGTAAAAGACTATATTAAATATTGCCAAAAAGAGGAAGAAGACCGGCCTTATACGTCAAGGTACATTGGCAGTTTAGTGTCAGATTTTCATAGAAACATGATAAAAGGAGGGATTTATATGTATCCTAAAAGCTCTAAAAATTCTGATGGGAAATTGCGTTTGTTATATGAATGTAACCCTATGGCGTTTATTGCAGAACAAGCTAATGGTAAAGCAAGTGACGGTTTTACTCGAATTTTAGATATTGACCCTACAGAACTACATCAACGTGTTCCATTTTTCTGCGGAAGTAAAAATATGGTACTGAAAGCTGAAGAATTTATGCAAAAAGCTTAAAATCGTTTACAATACG
It contains:
- the fbp gene encoding class 1 fructose-bisphosphatase, coding for MSRKNQTLGEFIIENQSSFKYTSGELSRLINSIRLAAKVVNHEVNKAGLVDIIGTAGDTNIQGEDQQKLDVYANDKFIQTLTNRNIVCGIASEEEDNFISINSQDKNNQNKYVVLIDPLDGSSNIDVNVSVGTIFSIYRRVTPVGTPVTLEDFLQKGNQQVAAGYVVYGTSTMLVYTTGYGVNGFTLNPALGTFYLSHPKMRFPEDGNIYSVNEGNYNHFPQGVKDYIKYCQKEEEDRPYTSRYIGSLVSDFHRNMIKGGIYMYPKSSKNSDGKLRLLYECNPMAFIAEQANGKASDGFTRILDIDPTELHQRVPFFCGSKNMVLKAEEFMQKA